Genomic segment of Synergistes jonesii:
CTGATGGACAATGCAGCGCTGGATTTCGGCCTTGGGATATACGGCGCTTATCGCATCTGCAAAGCCTGTCAGGCCGTCGACGGAGATAATGAAAATATCTTCGGTGCCGCGATTACGGATCTCGTTAAGGACACCGACCCAGTACTTGGCGCTCTCATTTCCGCCGACCCACAGGCCAAGGACTTCACGATGCCCGTCCAGTCTTGTCCCAATAGCAACATAAACGGCTTTCTTGACGGTTCGGCCGTCCTGCCTCACATTGAAATGCACGGCGTCCATAAAGACGACTGCATACTTTTTGGCCAGCGGCCGGTTCTGCCATTCTTTGGCAATCGGCAGAATTCGATCCGTCATTCGCGAAATCATTTCAGCAGAGGCATCCACACCGTAGATAGACTGCAGGTGAGCCGAGATATCCCGGGTCGTCATGCCTTTTGCATACATGGACAGGACC
This window contains:
- a CDS encoding IS256 family transposase, with product MARQRKLTPERKALIQSLLSHYKPEDAQDVQAMLRDLLGDTIQQMLEAEMDDHLGYSKYDYKNKHTDDSRNGYSPKTVTSSAGDIPIDVPRDRKGDFEPQSVKKNQTDISNIEDQVLSMYAKGMTTRDISAHLQSIYGVDASAEMISRMTDRILPIAKEWQNRPLAKKYAVVFMDAVHFNVRQDGRTVKKAVYVAIGTRLDGHREVLGLWVGGNESAKYWVGVLNEIRNRGTEDIFIISVDGLTGFADAISAVYPKAEIQRCIVHQ